ACAAAAACATGAAAGACAATTGcaggattttaaaaaaaaataagagcaTCAACCCTCAACCCAAAAAAAAGAAGAGCCAAAAACAATGAGATATGACACATTCAAGCCCGTAATAAATATTCTACAAATTCCAAAACTTGATGATAATTAcgtcatgtatttgaatttagCAAATACAGCAAAAAACGAATGACATTAGCACATGAATTCATGGAATCAGCATATATGTTGAAAAATCCAGAACTTACATGCAGGGTAACAACTGCATTTGGATTCTTTTCAACAGCATAAACTTTGAGCCTCCGCCCAGTTTCTTCGGCGGCCTACATGTGAATATGACAAATATCATAAGGAATAGGATATAACAAACAATATGCAAAAATTCATCAATGTAAGGGACAAAATCACACCTGCAATGACGCTCGCACAAGAGGCCCACGCCCTGCCCCAACAACCATCAATACCTAGACAcaggaataaaaataataaccttCAGGTCGCTGCTGGTGTATGTATCAAACTCacaatttatcaaaattaaaaaataaagacacACTGACAAGAAAacttgaaaaaagaaaacattacaaTGATTTTAGCAGATGCCTCTTCATCAGGAACCCTGTCCAATAATGCTTTACTGACTGCTCGTTGATACTGTCAAAAGGAGTGTTGACTTTTAGTTTACATGTAGGAAAGAAACCAAAAACATACATGGCCTTAGGTGACACAAAAATAGCAAGTGCAAAGGCCATTTTAAATCATGTCTTGACAAAGCACAAACATCTTTGTAAGCCTATGCCAACCAGAATACAACACATAAATCAGACTCCTTCTATTAGATATAccttcttttcctttccttctattaattgaaaatataaatataaataaaatacaattcatATAATCACAacttccaaaagaaaaaaaacatctttGGATGAAGAATAGGATAGGCCATTTCATGATGCGAGATAAACAGAAGTTCTATAACTAATCAACTTCGATGTCCAATAAGTACTCAGGCAGAAAAATTGCTAAACAAGTACGATTTAAGGGGACCCAGCCAAGGGGACCAGAAAATATATTCATCAAATAGATACATTCAGTTAAGAATATCATGCATACACTGTCATACCTGAACGTATTTAACTGCATCTTTCTCAAAAGTCTCATAAGTCTGAGCTTCTAAATTATCCATCAAAGgctgaaaaattataaaacattcaAAAATCATTTATCTGAAAGTGCAGAATAATAAGATAGTAACAAGTCAATAACCACATAGAAATAAGGGAGTGCAAAAAATGCTTACTTGCAAGGGTGACTGTAAAAAATCCCTGTAACCAAGCTGGCATAAGATGCTGAGAGGGTCAAGAGGAATACAATAGCATACGATGCTATGccttaaattcaaaatatttcaagATAGATACCTCAAAACGTTCTTGCTCAGGAAGAGGATCCATTCTTTGGTATAGATATCCAACATAGTCCAGATAGGGCCGCAAGGGATGTCTTTGTGAATCTGAGAAGCAAAATTACGGAGTTTAAACAGAAGGATTCTGGCAAAGGGCTACAAATATGAAGAATCAATGGAGCACTAAATATCATCTTCCTGTCCCTACATGAAGGTACAAATTGATGCATGTGGACGAGCACaaataatggaagaaaagatTTGTAAATATGTGGTATTATATAGAAAATAGTTGTTGTTCTATTAACCTAAATGCAAGAAAAATAGAAGTGGGTTCATATCAGGAAaacattgaaaaacaagtttaatGTGAAGAATAAGACAGTCTAATTATTGATCTTCAAAATTAAGATAGCAAAGTTCAAAATTAAGATAGCAAAGTCTATAAACCAAGAAAGGTACTTACTTATATCAGAAGTTTCATTTGCATCCATACTTGCTTTTGGATGAACAGAATTTCCAGATATAATGATCTACAAAATTGTTTCAAATTAGCTCAGTACCCTTTTGAACTTAAATTACGCTTCTTTTAATCAATCAAGCAGCAATGCAGTATCCAGCGGAAAAAACACGATAAAATTGTCTCAGCAAGATAGTATAAATCATTGCAAAAATAGTGTCCGTATATTTACAATACAATactattaaaagaatttaaatggTGCACCTGAATAGAATGGTTAAAAAAACCGGATATTAACCTCTGGTGACGCTTGGAGAGGCATGGACATCCATGAGAATTAGTTAGGAAGCACTGGAAAGATTCCAATCCAAACCGTTATGATCTATACTAATCAAAGAAACAACACTGTTTGAAAAAACACAAGTTATCCTTACATCGGTATTTAATATAGCTGCTCTAACAGGCTCCCCAAACCAACGTCCAAGTGAATTTGTGGAAGGAAGAGTACTCCTAATGAAAAAATTtccatgaaaaattaataagattcatgaaatcaaataaactcacaaaaatataaaacataggAAATAGGAATATAAAGCAAGtaacaaaatccaaaatcagAGTAAAATGTACAAGTGAGGAATGCTAGCAACACTATCTTAAACACCAAAATGTATGACTTCCAACAAGTTCCAATCTATAGCAAAAACAATGTTGCTAGGGTTCCTCAAATATAATAGAGGAAAGGATTAAAGTGTAGACTACTCACAAAATATCAAGTGCAACTGACAGTTGACTATGATGCTCGCACAACAGACGAAACGAATTCCAAGATTCCCATGAGTCATCCTAAAAGTCAATCACAAAGTTGGAAAATTTAACACAATCCAATTTTTAACACCTAGAAGCTTAAAATTTCATGCACCGGTCATTCAACTCATTTAATCATCAGCAAATACAggttaaacaaaaacaaaaatatatcgaCAACCACCATATAAATATTGAGGATCGTGTTACGAACCAACAAATTCACTATCAAGCAGTTTGACTCTAGAAGTAATAATAGTCTTTTaatcaagaatttaaaaatCAAGATAAAGttcaatttacatttaaaaaaatacttagaagttattaacacaaataaaaaactctAACCAAACTCCCAAGTTTGAAATTAGCATTAAAAAATGTACCAGGCAAATCAAACAAAAGTAACAAAGTAAATACAAAACTTGCATTTTACAGTGAAAACTACATGTAAACCCAAAATCATAAACTTAATGGAGGAATTGAGTTTAACCATTATGTCATAGCTCACTTGCGACTTGTGTCCTGGGATAACATACTTTGATGATCAAAAGCATGACCAGTAGTAATCAAACCAAGTACCCACCAAACATGCaacaatatcaataaaaaattctaattttacagCCAAAACCATGTTTAAGCCAAGATCAGTTTTACAACTTAGTAAGAGCATATGGGTCAATTGTTTATATAAAGAGCAGGGAGGAAGGGGGTGCATGCTTGCATACAGAGCAAGTCACGACAGATATATGATACAACATAGCTGTAATAGAAGACAAGACCCTCACAACATTAATGTGCATATCTACTCACCAAAGTAACAGATTTTTCATCCATAGAGTCAACATCAGGTTTAACTAATGGAATCCTCAGCCACAACTGCAATAGAGTCACAGAAGATTGGAGAAAATGACATTCATGAAATAATCAAGAGACAAATAAACCAGACATTAAAGTGGAACACATAGTCGCACCTGAATATTATTTGCACCCTGTAAGATTTGATTTACACATCTAGCATAGTTAGCACAAGAAGTTCCCTTGGGAGCAGGAAGTAGGCAGGCCtgcaaaattttaaaaggaattATTCAGAAAAACCCTGCATCAACACCGTAGTTCTACACAGATACTGAAATTTCACTCGGCCATGACTCGGGGCTGCAAATTATTCTGCCCAGTCACATGCCACAGGGGTTTTCTTACTGGTCTATAATGTATTCTAAAATTTATCTAGATAAATTTCGGTAAAAAAGTTTGatcaaatattacataatatatcattaaatgcatcttttctttcacattctttcatttaaaaaattaaaatgggaTATTAATAGAAATGTATTAATACCCAAAGtaatacatacacacacacactcttGCCATATCCACAccctattttttaaaaaaattgtcttacTCCATGTACATACTTCAAACTGGTAGAGTACAAAGCCAGGTACCATAACCATATCCATGCAACATAGGAGAAATAGAGATATCACAGATAATCAAAATTGTTAAAGCTTGAAAGAAAATCATTTTGTGTGAAAGTAAATAACCATTAAGTTCTGTGTGATTCTAAGAGAATAATCGAAAAAACTCAAGCAGTGAACAAAAGTGGAATTACTGATCTAAAGCAATCAAAGTAACaatatttgaaatttggagTTTTGTCAATTTGGTTATACCAAAGCAAACCTGTAAAGAGAGATGAGAAGCCCAAGCAACTTCTTGTTTAAGTGTAGTTTCAGAATCTATCCTGAGGGTTTCATCCTCTGAATCCAGGTCTATCCATGAGCTAATTTTTCCTGATTACAATGCAGTAAACAGGTGAGAACATACATATGGATATGAATACAACAGTATCAATGAAGTCTAGAGAATCTACTAATTACcaaaagattttaaaaaccaaaagaaCAAACGGAAAATAACTAGGCTCTACAAATCTATTACATACCATATACATcctttataattaaatatgaatgtataaatgGAActctcaaaaacaaaaattgaatacAACCTTCTAAAAAttgtagtaaaaaaataatcacaataGCACAGACATACACCAGGAGCACAATAAGATTTCCACATTGATGACACAATAAGCTGAATATCATGTTTTAGCTTCGTGTTATGTGATATCTATTCATATAAGAAATTGCCCTGGCCTTGACAGAGTGAAAGGTGTTTAAGGAATAAAAAGGAACATATTCCACTATGTAATGGCAATACAAAAAATAGactaagaataaaatttattttggttcAGGAATTTCAAACTTGAAACTCTAAAAAATTCACCAATAAACCAATGTGCTTTCAATCCAAGATATGAAAAGGGATGAAGGTAGATTAGATTTCGTTATAAATATGCAAAGTtcataattacaattaaaaatgaaaattttaataataataggTAATTCATACCCACTACATGACTACTCCATTGGGATGGACTCAAGACCAAATCTGACCCAGCAAATGGCAGAACACCAGACCCCAAAACATCCTTTTGCATTAAACTTGGTCGATAAGAAGGATCCATCTGAATCGTATGGTTAAATCATATAAGATAAACAGGCAGTAGGAAACTACATAAAAAGAAGGATCATTTCTCATCACATAAAGCTGTACTTCAACAATGTATATGTTGTTAATGAGTGAGAACATGTATAAAAAGGTGTCAGCAGTATCAAGATAGACTACACACGCTAAATAAATCATATGAAAGGAAATCAAATGTTCATTAAGAAGCATTGTTTTAAAACCAGTTACGcatcaatttttttgtcatcgcaggaaattgcaaaaaaaaatgcAGATGATGTGGTCACATTGTGTTCTATTTGAAGAAATCTAAAAAAACCTAACACTGCAGCCAAAATCAAAGATGAGTCAAGttttttatataactttcaTAATATCCTAAGTCCCTCCAGTGCGCTCGGGTTCAGAACTTCATCAAAAGCCCATGCAAGGTTTCAACAATGTAGTCTAATAGGCTCTTAATTGAAACCACATTGAAACAGCTTCACAAGTAAACCTTCAGACATTGTTAATTTGGGTAAGCTTACTGACCAGACATATATAAAATGCAACAAAAAGCCGCCCCACATGACTGGCTAATTAGCTACCACAGCAGCAAACAAAACGCACCTAACACCATTACAAGCTTACTAGTCCATTCAAACATTGATAATAggaagtttaaaatttaagcAAAGCATGGCAAACTAATACCAAGGGAGATTTTAACTTTGGAAGGTACGACTAAAACAGGCGTTATGAAATGTAGTTCGGTAGAGCCACACAATGAATCCCCAAAAGGCTCGCTGGTGGAGCTGTTTCACTGTAAAAGGCCCCGTGGAGCAATTCATTTA
This Vigna angularis cultivar LongXiaoDou No.4 chromosome 4, ASM1680809v1, whole genome shotgun sequence DNA region includes the following protein-coding sequences:
- the LOC108329933 gene encoding protein arginine N-methyltransferase 1.5 — its product is MPLGERSGDKSESRYCGVETDFNDDMPHVLHFNLYSGSFDFVVAPLMDPSYRPSLMQKDVLGSGVLPFAGSDLVLSPSQWSSHVVGKISSWIDLDSEDETLRIDSETTLKQEVAWASHLSLQACLLPAPKGTSCANYARCVNQILQGANNIQLWLRIPLVKPDVDSMDEKSVTLDDSWESWNSFRLLCEHHSQLSVALDILSTLPSTNSLGRWFGEPVRAAILNTDCFLTNSHGCPCLSKRHQRLISGFFNHSIQIIISGNSVHPKASMDANETSDINSQRHPLRPYLDYVGYLYQRMDPLPEQERFELGYRDFLQSPLQPLMDNLEAQTYETFEKDAVKYVQYQRAVSKALLDRVPDEEASAKIIVLMVVGAGRGPLVRASLQAAEETGRRLKVYAVEKNPNAVVTLHALVKLEGWEDIVTIVSSDMRHWNATEKADILVSELLGSFGDNELSPECLDGAQRFLKQDGISIPSSYTSFLQPVTASKLYNDVKAHKDLVHFETAYVVKLHNVARLSPSQPVFTFTHPKRSENESNQRYKKLSFEIPSDTGSAMIHGFAGYFDATLYKDVHLGIEPSTATPNMFSWFSIFFPLRAPICVGPGSTLEVHFWRCCGSTKVWYEWGVTSPSSSPIHNSNGRSYWVGL